Proteins encoded in a region of the Rothia mucilaginosa genome:
- a CDS encoding multifunctional oxoglutarate decarboxylase/oxoglutarate dehydrogenase thiamine pyrophosphate-binding subunit/dihydrolipoyllysine-residue succinyltransferase subunit: protein MPNLPEHLVPEEFAGNEWFVEEQYERYQKDKNLVDPSWWPIFETIDKALGGAGTASAAPAGAPAAPAAAPVAPAATPASAAPKPAAAPAAPTPPAATKKAETVEPAEDKIVPLRGPAKAVVTTMEESLTVPTATTVRAVPAKLLIENRAAINKYLASTRGGKVSFTHIIGYAVIRAVAAMPSMNVTYGVDEKGKPVAIHNAHVNFGLAIDLPRPDGSRNLVVPNLKGAEKLSFREFWDAYNDIVKRGRNGALTIEDFRGTTVSLTNPGGIGTVHSVPRLSKGQAAIIGVGALEYPAEFRGLSEKLITQQGLSKIITLTSTYDHRVIQGAGSGEFLKLVEHYLLGGDDFYDAIFRDLKVPFEPVRWARDNHVDDAHEISKVARIQQLIHAYRVHGHLTAATNPVGYKMRSHPDLKLENYGLTLWDLDRVYPTGGFGGSERLPLRTILERLHEAYSGSLSVEYMYSEDPEVRAWFQERLERGVAKPTREEQLRVLSKLVEAEAFENFLQTKYLGQKRFSLEGGESLIPLLDAVLDEAANNDLKGVAIGMAHRGRLNVLTNIAGKSYAQIFREFSGTAAPYEGGSGDVKYHLGTEGVFTSDSGKQTQVYVAANPSHLEAANTVLEGIVRAKQDVYNEQGVEGHPVLPILIHGDAAFAGQGIVMETLQMADLKAYTTGGTVHVVVNNQIGFTTLPNDGRTATHATDIARMTKAPVFHVNADDPDAVVRAARLAFEYRERFGRDVVVDLICYRRRGHNEADDPSMTQPKMYQDIDVLPSTRTLYAQDLVGRGDVSQEEADEVLDSYHSKLDAIFVETQSSAPAPAGAHVSGLELPASQQNTEVVHSGKTAISRETLQHIADAFGKAPEGFTVHKKLKKLMEQRVEMGRTGNVNWGMGELLAFGSLLMEGTDVRMSGQDVQRGTFVQRHAVLHDHITDEEWSPLEHLSENQGKFRIYNSFLSEYGVLGFEYGYSVERPDSLVVWEAQFGDFANGAQTIIDEFVSSSEQKWGQRSSLVMLLPHGYEGQGPDHSSARVERYLQLCAENNMTVACPSTPASHFHLLRRHAQHRPYKPLVVITPKQLLRLKAASSSVEDFTEGSFQPVIGDRSGINPAQVERLVFVSGRLYYDLEAERERRGDTKTAIVSVEQLYPLPESEIKEQLALYSNATDVVWAQDEPANQGQWPFMALNLQPLIDRRMRLASRPAAASPAAGTGKLHAAEAEALLKQVFEG, encoded by the coding sequence GTGCCAAATCTGCCAGAACATCTGGTGCCTGAGGAATTTGCCGGTAACGAATGGTTCGTTGAAGAACAGTACGAGCGTTACCAGAAAGACAAGAACCTCGTGGACCCTTCATGGTGGCCCATTTTTGAGACCATCGATAAGGCGCTGGGAGGCGCCGGTACCGCTAGTGCAGCTCCGGCGGGGGCACCCGCCGCACCTGCCGCTGCACCTGTAGCGCCTGCTGCAACTCCCGCTTCCGCGGCACCGAAGCCTGCGGCTGCGCCTGCTGCCCCCACCCCTCCCGCTGCTACCAAGAAGGCTGAAACTGTGGAACCTGCTGAAGACAAGATTGTCCCCCTCCGCGGCCCTGCTAAGGCAGTCGTCACGACCATGGAAGAGTCGCTGACTGTCCCCACCGCAACCACCGTTCGTGCGGTCCCCGCAAAGCTGCTCATTGAGAACCGTGCGGCCATCAACAAGTACCTGGCAAGCACCCGCGGCGGCAAGGTCTCCTTCACCCATATCATCGGTTACGCAGTAATTCGTGCAGTGGCTGCTATGCCTTCGATGAACGTCACCTACGGTGTGGATGAGAAGGGCAAGCCCGTTGCAATCCACAACGCGCACGTGAACTTTGGTCTGGCTATTGACCTGCCCCGCCCCGATGGTTCCCGTAACCTGGTCGTTCCGAACCTCAAGGGCGCTGAGAAGCTGAGCTTCCGCGAGTTCTGGGATGCGTACAACGACATCGTTAAGCGTGGCCGTAACGGCGCGCTGACCATTGAGGACTTCCGCGGCACCACTGTGTCGCTGACCAACCCCGGTGGTATCGGTACCGTCCACTCGGTGCCCCGCCTTTCCAAGGGCCAGGCAGCCATCATCGGTGTGGGTGCACTGGAGTACCCGGCCGAGTTCCGCGGCCTGTCCGAGAAGCTCATCACCCAGCAGGGCCTGTCCAAGATCATCACCCTGACTAGCACCTACGACCACCGCGTCATTCAGGGTGCAGGTTCCGGTGAGTTCCTGAAGCTGGTTGAGCACTACCTGCTCGGCGGCGACGACTTCTACGATGCAATCTTCCGCGACCTGAAGGTTCCTTTCGAGCCGGTTCGTTGGGCACGCGACAACCACGTCGATGACGCTCACGAGATTTCCAAGGTTGCACGCATTCAGCAGCTGATTCACGCTTACCGCGTGCACGGCCACCTGACCGCAGCAACCAACCCCGTTGGTTACAAGATGCGTTCGCACCCGGACCTGAAGCTGGAGAACTACGGCCTGACCCTGTGGGATTTGGACCGTGTCTACCCGACCGGTGGCTTCGGCGGTTCCGAGCGTCTGCCGCTGCGCACCATCCTGGAGCGTCTGCACGAGGCATACTCCGGTTCTCTGTCCGTTGAGTACATGTACTCTGAGGACCCCGAGGTTCGTGCATGGTTCCAGGAGCGTCTGGAGCGCGGCGTTGCTAAGCCCACTCGCGAGGAGCAGCTGCGTGTTCTCTCCAAGCTGGTTGAGGCTGAGGCATTCGAGAACTTCCTGCAGACCAAGTACCTGGGTCAGAAGCGCTTCTCCCTGGAGGGCGGCGAGTCCCTGATTCCGCTGCTGGACGCTGTTCTGGACGAGGCCGCTAACAACGACCTGAAGGGCGTTGCCATTGGTATGGCACACCGCGGTCGCCTGAACGTGCTGACCAACATTGCTGGTAAGTCCTACGCTCAGATTTTCCGTGAGTTCTCCGGCACCGCAGCACCCTACGAGGGTGGCTCCGGTGACGTGAAGTACCACCTCGGTACCGAGGGTGTCTTCACCTCCGATTCCGGTAAGCAGACCCAGGTTTACGTGGCTGCTAACCCCTCGCACCTTGAGGCTGCAAACACCGTGCTTGAGGGTATCGTCCGCGCTAAGCAGGACGTCTACAACGAGCAGGGCGTTGAGGGTCACCCGGTCCTGCCGATCCTGATTCACGGTGACGCAGCGTTCGCCGGCCAGGGCATCGTCATGGAGACCCTGCAGATGGCTGACCTGAAGGCGTACACCACCGGCGGCACCGTGCACGTTGTGGTGAACAACCAGATTGGCTTCACCACCCTGCCGAACGACGGCCGCACCGCAACCCACGCTACCGACATTGCGCGTATGACTAAGGCTCCGGTCTTCCACGTCAACGCTGATGACCCGGACGCAGTGGTTCGCGCCGCACGCCTGGCATTCGAGTACCGTGAGCGCTTCGGTCGCGACGTTGTCGTTGACCTGATTTGCTACCGCCGCCGCGGTCACAACGAGGCTGACGATCCGTCGATGACCCAGCCGAAGATGTACCAGGATATTGACGTCCTGCCCTCGACCCGCACCCTGTACGCACAGGACCTGGTCGGTCGTGGCGATGTCTCTCAGGAAGAGGCAGACGAAGTTCTGGACTCCTACCACTCGAAGCTGGACGCTATCTTCGTCGAGACTCAGTCTTCGGCACCGGCTCCTGCTGGCGCGCACGTTTCCGGTCTGGAACTGCCCGCATCCCAGCAGAACACCGAGGTCGTTCACTCCGGTAAGACTGCGATCTCCCGCGAGACTCTGCAGCACATCGCTGATGCGTTCGGTAAGGCTCCTGAGGGCTTCACCGTCCACAAGAAGCTGAAGAAGCTCATGGAGCAGCGCGTTGAGATGGGCCGCACCGGCAACGTGAACTGGGGTATGGGTGAACTGCTCGCCTTCGGTTCGTTGCTGATGGAGGGCACTGACGTTCGTATGAGCGGTCAGGATGTTCAGCGCGGTACCTTCGTTCAGCGTCACGCTGTTCTGCACGACCACATCACTGATGAAGAGTGGTCGCCGCTGGAGCACCTCTCTGAGAACCAGGGCAAGTTCCGTATCTACAACTCCTTCCTTTCTGAGTACGGCGTTCTCGGCTTCGAGTACGGCTACTCGGTGGAGCGCCCCGACTCGCTCGTGGTGTGGGAGGCTCAGTTCGGTGACTTCGCGAACGGCGCTCAGACCATCATTGACGAGTTCGTGTCCTCCTCCGAGCAGAAGTGGGGCCAGCGCTCCTCGCTGGTTATGCTGCTTCCTCACGGCTACGAGGGTCAGGGTCCTGACCACTCCTCGGCTCGTGTTGAGCGTTACCTGCAGCTGTGCGCTGAGAACAACATGACTGTTGCATGCCCCTCGACCCCGGCTTCGCACTTCCACCTGTTGCGCCGCCACGCTCAGCACCGTCCGTACAAGCCGCTCGTGGTGATCACCCCCAAGCAGCTGCTGCGTCTGAAGGCTGCTTCGTCCTCCGTCGAGGACTTCACCGAGGGTTCGTTCCAGCCGGTGATTGGCGATCGTTCGGGCATCAACCCGGCTCAGGTTGAGCGTCTGGTCTTCGTGTCCGGCCGTCTCTACTATGATCTGGAAGCAGAGCGCGAGCGCCGCGGCGACACCAAGACCGCTATTGTCTCGGTGGAGCAGCTGTACCCGCTGCCCGAGAGCGAGATCAAGGAGCAGCTGGCTCTGTACTCGAACGCTACCGACGTTGTGTGGGCTCAGGACGAGCCTGCTAACCAGGGTCAGTGGCCGTTCATGGCTTTGAACCTGCAGCCGCTGATCGACCGCCGTATGCGTCTTGCGTCCCGCCCCGCAGCTGCTTCCCCGGCAGCTGGTACCGGTAAGCTGCACGCCGCTGAGGCTGAGGCTCTGCTCAAGCAGGTCTTCGAAGGCTAA
- a CDS encoding metal ABC transporter solute-binding protein, Zn/Mn family — translation MSHPKITRKHFLTAMGSLAASSLLLAGCATENSSGSSSSAGSNNGKVKVVASTDVYADIAKQVGGDYIEATALIASTSTDPHSYEATSADRLKAKDASLIVINGAGYDLFLEDLAGKDNTSQKIVNAVKVSGKLTDAEYTHLVEDHRGGEHHEDGGDHAHAHEFNEHLWYDFETMKKVAQQIAEELAGLDSAHAEAFRTNASTFSKELDALDTTAKAIAGEGKKYLSTEPVPDYLISSTGAENATPSEFAEAAEAGNDVPALVLKETKDMVTEKKVQLLAYNEQTSTSQTNEVLQAAKDASVNYVSFTETLPENTNYLAWMKTNVSNLEKALS, via the coding sequence ATGTCGCACCCGAAGATCACCCGCAAGCACTTCCTCACCGCAATGGGCTCACTCGCCGCGTCCTCCCTGCTGCTGGCAGGCTGCGCAACCGAGAACAGCTCCGGTTCGTCCTCCTCGGCTGGCTCCAACAACGGCAAGGTGAAGGTCGTCGCCTCCACCGACGTCTACGCAGACATCGCCAAGCAGGTCGGCGGCGACTACATTGAGGCCACCGCACTCATTGCCTCCACCAGCACCGATCCCCACTCCTACGAAGCCACCAGCGCCGACCGCCTCAAGGCAAAGGACGCATCCCTGATCGTCATCAACGGCGCAGGCTACGACTTGTTCCTCGAAGACCTCGCCGGCAAGGACAACACCTCCCAGAAGATCGTGAACGCGGTCAAGGTCAGCGGCAAGCTCACCGACGCCGAATACACCCACCTGGTCGAGGACCACCGCGGCGGCGAACACCACGAAGACGGCGGCGACCACGCCCACGCACACGAGTTCAACGAGCACCTCTGGTACGACTTCGAAACCATGAAGAAGGTCGCCCAGCAGATTGCTGAAGAGCTCGCAGGCCTCGACTCCGCACACGCTGAGGCGTTCCGCACCAACGCATCCACCTTCTCCAAGGAACTGGACGCACTGGACACCACCGCCAAGGCAATCGCCGGTGAAGGTAAGAAGTACCTGTCCACCGAGCCCGTGCCGGACTACCTGATTTCCTCCACCGGCGCAGAGAACGCAACCCCCAGCGAATTCGCTGAGGCGGCAGAAGCCGGCAACGACGTCCCCGCACTCGTCCTGAAGGAAACCAAGGACATGGTCACCGAGAAGAAGGTCCAGCTGCTCGCCTACAACGAGCAAACCTCCACCTCCCAGACCAACGAGGTGTTGCAAGCAGCTAAGGACGCCTCGGTGAACTACGTATCCTTCACCGAAACCCTGCCGGAGAACACCAACTACTTGGCATGGATGAAGACCAACGTCAGCAACCTCGAAAAGGCGCTCTCCTAA
- a CDS encoding hemolysin family protein — protein sequence MNDWVAIALLVILLAGNAFFVAGEFAIMSTRRAQIDPLAEEGNKRAQTVIYALENVSLMLATCQLGITICSLLILNVSEPALHHMLEVPLHLVGLPHAIVDVIAFGVTLILVTYLHVIFGEMVPKNAAVTLAARGVALWIVPTLVTFSKIFAPVVALLNNLSNKLLALMKVEAKDEVASTFTLGELQTIVATSTAEGTVEDDAGVIESALEFTEKDVYEIMVPGDKLVTLPFGSTPAELERAVARSGYSRFVITDSDGTYMGYLHVKDALAIAPERFEEPFPWYKLRSLDTLTPTTDIDDALASMQRSRTHIAQVMDEQGVTLGVVFLEDVLEELVGEINDTTQDAVRERVRRQQSREAQ from the coding sequence ATGAACGACTGGGTAGCCATCGCACTGCTCGTCATCCTGCTCGCCGGAAACGCCTTCTTCGTCGCCGGTGAATTCGCCATCATGTCCACCCGACGAGCACAGATCGACCCGCTCGCCGAAGAAGGCAATAAGCGAGCGCAGACCGTCATCTACGCGCTAGAGAACGTCTCGCTCATGCTCGCCACCTGCCAGCTGGGCATCACCATCTGTTCCCTGCTGATCCTGAACGTCTCAGAACCGGCACTGCACCACATGCTGGAGGTGCCCCTGCACCTGGTCGGCCTGCCCCACGCAATCGTGGACGTCATCGCCTTCGGCGTCACCCTGATCCTGGTCACCTACCTGCACGTGATCTTCGGCGAGATGGTTCCCAAGAACGCCGCCGTGACCCTCGCCGCCCGCGGCGTGGCTCTCTGGATTGTGCCGACCCTGGTGACCTTCTCCAAGATCTTCGCCCCCGTGGTCGCCCTGCTGAACAACCTGTCCAATAAGCTGCTGGCGCTCATGAAGGTCGAAGCGAAGGACGAAGTCGCCTCCACCTTCACCCTGGGCGAGCTGCAGACCATTGTGGCAACCTCAACCGCGGAAGGCACCGTGGAAGACGACGCTGGCGTGATTGAAAGCGCCCTCGAATTCACCGAGAAGGACGTCTACGAAATCATGGTGCCCGGCGATAAGCTCGTCACCCTGCCCTTCGGTAGCACCCCCGCCGAACTGGAACGCGCCGTGGCACGCAGCGGCTACTCCCGCTTCGTCATTACCGACAGCGACGGAACCTACATGGGCTACCTGCACGTGAAGGACGCCCTCGCCATCGCCCCTGAGCGGTTCGAGGAGCCCTTCCCCTGGTACAAGCTGCGTTCCCTGGACACGCTCACCCCGACCACCGATATTGATGATGCGCTTGCCTCCATGCAGCGCAGCCGAACCCATATCGCGCAGGTTATGGATGAACAGGGCGTAACCCTCGGCGTGGTCTTCCTCGAAGATGTGCTGGAGGAGCTTGTCGGCGAAATCAACGACACCACCCAGGACGCGGTGCGTGAGCGTGTACGCCGACAGCAGTCGCGTGAAGCCCAGTAA
- a CDS encoding metal ABC transporter ATP-binding protein encodes MTDNNNGAAPAISIRGGSLAFGARTLWKDLTLDIGAGEYFAVLGPNGSGKSTFLKVVLGLTGLNAGEISVLGKPARLGNAGVGYVPQQKSIPTSTPMRARDLVGLGVDGHRWGIRLHGRKYRAKVDELLEAVGATEYANVPVGLLSGGEQQRLRIAQALANDPKILLADEALLSLDLNHQYAVAELIHRFNRERGVAVVFVTHEINPIIEHVDRVLYLANGRFTVGSVEEVMTSETLTSLYGTPVSVLKSNGRYVVVGETHASDHCHIEGTDQNIHGSHLKSGLSEPQRTLHLPGGTTR; translated from the coding sequence GTGACTGACAACAATAACGGTGCCGCCCCCGCGATTTCCATTCGCGGGGGTAGCCTCGCTTTCGGGGCCCGCACCCTCTGGAAAGATCTAACCCTCGACATCGGCGCAGGCGAATACTTCGCCGTGCTCGGACCCAACGGCTCCGGCAAGTCCACCTTCCTCAAAGTCGTTCTCGGCCTGACCGGACTCAACGCCGGCGAAATCTCCGTGCTCGGCAAGCCCGCACGCCTGGGCAACGCCGGCGTCGGCTACGTACCGCAACAGAAGTCCATCCCCACCTCCACCCCGATGCGCGCCCGCGACCTGGTGGGACTAGGCGTGGACGGGCACCGCTGGGGCATCCGCCTGCACGGCCGCAAATACCGCGCCAAGGTGGACGAGCTCCTCGAAGCCGTCGGCGCGACCGAGTACGCAAACGTGCCGGTGGGTCTGCTCTCCGGCGGTGAGCAGCAGCGTCTGCGTATCGCTCAGGCGCTCGCGAACGACCCGAAGATTCTGCTGGCTGACGAGGCGCTGCTCTCCCTGGACCTCAACCACCAGTACGCGGTGGCTGAGCTGATTCACCGGTTCAACCGTGAACGCGGTGTGGCGGTGGTGTTCGTGACCCACGAAATCAACCCCATCATTGAGCATGTGGATCGCGTTCTCTACCTGGCGAACGGCCGTTTCACGGTCGGGTCGGTGGAAGAGGTCATGACCAGCGAGACTCTCACCTCCCTGTACGGAACCCCGGTGAGCGTGCTCAAATCCAATGGCCGCTACGTGGTGGTGGGTGAGACTCACGCCAGCGACCACTGCCATATTGAGGGCACCGACCAGAACATTCACGGCTCCCACCTGAAGTCCGGTCTTTCTGAACCGCAGCGCACCCTACACCTTCCGGGAGGAACCACTCGATGA
- a CDS encoding hemolysin family protein — protein sequence MDLILLFIGLLLILGTGFFVAVEFSLVALETATVQQAKDSGDKAADAVLRCLKTLSTQLSSCQIGITITTLLTGYTLDSAIKALTTGVINSMGLPSSVTDMLTLLLAMLIATLLSMVVGELLPKGLAIAEPYTVARRVAPAQLAFTRVMSPLVRLMNGSANWILGRFGMEAKEELSAARTPEELSSMVRRSAEEGTLDSDAARFVDRTLRFSELTASEVMTPRGQVAMLEDTAPVAEVIKLARSTGHSRFPLYKGDHDNIVGVVHVKKAVGVPPEVRETLEAGALAEDVLQVPETLHLDALLTQLRQGALQLAVVLDEYGGTAGIATLEDLVEEIVGEVSDEHDRGRTERPLRYSNGDWVFSGLRRPDEINALIPGLEVEESPEYETVGGFMMERLGRIPEVGDSVPVPGGTLRVDTLEGRRVDRIRFTPAPSAQEQTEKGGKA from the coding sequence GTGGATCTGATACTCCTGTTCATCGGCCTACTCCTCATCCTGGGTACCGGCTTCTTCGTCGCCGTAGAGTTCTCCCTCGTGGCGCTCGAAACCGCGACCGTGCAGCAGGCAAAAGACTCCGGCGATAAAGCCGCCGACGCCGTCCTGCGCTGCCTCAAAACCCTCTCCACTCAGCTGTCCAGTTGCCAGATTGGCATCACCATCACTACGCTGCTGACCGGCTACACTCTCGATTCCGCCATCAAGGCGCTCACCACCGGTGTAATCAACAGCATGGGGCTGCCCAGTAGCGTGACCGATATGCTCACCCTGCTGCTGGCAATGCTCATCGCAACCCTGCTGTCCATGGTTGTTGGTGAACTACTGCCCAAGGGCCTCGCCATTGCCGAACCCTACACTGTGGCACGCCGAGTTGCCCCCGCACAGCTGGCATTCACCCGCGTCATGTCCCCGCTCGTACGCCTCATGAACGGCTCCGCCAACTGGATCCTTGGACGCTTCGGCATGGAAGCCAAAGAAGAACTCTCCGCCGCACGCACCCCCGAAGAGCTCTCCTCCATGGTGCGCCGCTCCGCAGAAGAAGGCACCCTCGACTCCGACGCAGCACGTTTCGTGGACCGCACCCTGCGCTTCTCCGAGCTGACCGCCTCCGAAGTGATGACCCCGCGCGGCCAGGTTGCCATGCTCGAAGACACCGCCCCCGTTGCCGAGGTCATCAAGCTGGCACGCTCCACCGGCCACTCCCGATTCCCCCTCTACAAGGGCGACCACGACAACATCGTGGGCGTCGTGCACGTGAAGAAAGCGGTCGGCGTGCCCCCGGAGGTCCGCGAAACCCTCGAAGCTGGTGCCCTCGCAGAAGACGTGCTGCAGGTGCCCGAAACCCTGCACCTGGACGCGCTGCTCACCCAGCTGCGCCAAGGTGCCCTGCAGCTCGCCGTGGTCCTCGATGAATACGGTGGAACCGCCGGCATCGCAACGCTTGAAGACCTCGTCGAAGAAATCGTCGGCGAAGTCTCCGACGAACACGACCGCGGCCGCACCGAACGCCCCCTACGCTACAGCAACGGCGACTGGGTGTTCTCCGGCCTGCGCCGCCCCGACGAAATCAACGCCCTTATCCCCGGGCTCGAGGTTGAGGAAAGCCCCGAATACGAAACCGTCGGCGGCTTCATGATGGAACGGCTCGGCCGCATCCCCGAAGTAGGCGACAGCGTCCCCGTACCCGGCGGCACCCTGCGCGTGGACACCCTCGAAGGACGCCGCGTGGACCGCATCCGATTCACCCCCGCACCTAGCGCACAGGAACAGACCGAGAAGGGAGGCAAGGCATGA